The Saccopteryx leptura isolate mSacLep1 chromosome 2, mSacLep1_pri_phased_curated, whole genome shotgun sequence genome has a window encoding:
- the LOC136393490 gene encoding cornifin alpha-like: MSSHQQKQPCNPPPQLQQQQVKQPCQPPPQEPCVPQTKEPCQPKVPEPCHPKVPEPCHSKVPEPCHPKAPEPCHTKVLEPCHAKVPEPCHPKGPEPCHPKVPEPCHPKGPEPCHPKAPEPCHTKVLEPCHPKLPELCQPKVADPCHPKVLEACPSTVVPAPVQQTKQK; encoded by the coding sequence ATGAGTTCCCACCAGCAGAAGCAGCCCtgcaaccccccaccccagcttcaGCAGCAGCAGGTGAAACAGCCCTGCCAGCCTCCACCCCAGGAACCGTGTGTCCCCCAAACCAAGGAGCCCTGCCAGCCCAAAGTTCCAGAGCCCTGCCACCCCAAGGTTCCTGAGCCATGCCACTCCAAAGTTCCAGAGCCCTGCCACCCCAAAGCTCCTGAGCCCTGTCATACCAAGGTTCTGGAGCCATGCCACGCCAAGGTTCCAGAGCCATGCCACCCCAAAGGTCCAGAGCCCTGCCACCCCAAGGTTCCTGAGCCATGCCACCCCAAAGGTCCAGAGCCCTGCCACCCCAAAGCTCCTGAGCCGTGTCATACCAAGGTTCTGGAGCCATGCCACCCCAAGCTTCCTGAGCTTTGTCAGCCCAAGGTGGCAGATCCCTGCCATCCCAAAGTTCTGGAGGCATGTCCCTCAACAGTGGTTCCAGCACCAGTTCAGCAAACCAAGCAGAAGTAA